In Motilibacter aurantiacus, one genomic interval encodes:
- a CDS encoding sugar ABC transporter ATP-binding protein, whose translation MTAPLLRMKGIVKIFPGVRALDGVDLEVLPGEVHCLLGQNGAGKSTLIKTLAGAHTPEEGTIEWQGKEVTLSSPVAAINTGIATMYQELDLIPGLSVAENIWLGHEPSTVGFSKRGSERSTAREMLKRLGHPEIPVNREVGRLSAAGQQIVSMARALSHDAKLIIMDEPSAVLDQDEVENLFRTIRDLSASGVAVVYISHRLEEIREIGDRITVIKDGRTVAVNLPAKTTPTDDVVRLMTGRSVEYAFPPRQAGTPLTERKELLRVEGLTRKGEFNNVSFSVRAGEIVGLAGLVGAGRSEILETIYGARAQDSGTVVFDGKTLRPGNVPAAVKLGMGLAPEERKSQALFLDHPVAHNISAATLKRYSKLGWLDRRRELKDAAEQSTALELRPAGPMRPVRNLSGGNQQKAVVGRWLLKGCRLLLLDEPTRGVDIGARAELYALVRRLADSGVGVLLVSSEVPEVLGLADRVLVIREGHIVREAPATELDEHKVLDLVMAGTLEGALK comes from the coding sequence ATGACGGCTCCGCTGCTGCGGATGAAGGGCATCGTCAAGATCTTCCCGGGCGTGCGCGCCCTCGACGGGGTCGACCTGGAGGTGCTGCCCGGCGAGGTGCACTGCCTGCTCGGCCAGAACGGCGCGGGGAAGTCGACGCTCATCAAGACCCTGGCCGGCGCCCACACGCCGGAGGAGGGGACGATCGAGTGGCAGGGCAAGGAGGTCACGCTCTCCAGCCCCGTCGCTGCGATCAACACGGGCATCGCCACGATGTACCAGGAGCTCGACCTGATCCCCGGCCTCTCGGTCGCGGAGAACATCTGGCTCGGGCACGAGCCCTCGACGGTCGGCTTCTCCAAGCGCGGCTCCGAGCGGTCCACGGCCCGGGAGATGCTCAAGCGGCTCGGCCACCCCGAGATCCCCGTCAACCGTGAGGTCGGCCGGCTCTCGGCCGCGGGCCAGCAGATCGTGAGCATGGCGCGGGCGCTGTCCCACGACGCCAAGCTCATCATCATGGACGAGCCGTCCGCGGTCCTCGACCAGGACGAGGTGGAGAACCTCTTCCGCACCATCCGCGACCTCAGCGCCTCGGGCGTGGCCGTGGTCTACATCTCCCACCGTCTCGAGGAGATCCGCGAGATCGGCGACCGGATCACGGTCATCAAGGACGGCCGCACCGTCGCGGTCAACCTGCCGGCCAAGACGACGCCGACCGACGACGTGGTCCGCCTCATGACCGGCCGCTCGGTCGAGTACGCCTTCCCGCCCCGGCAGGCCGGCACCCCGCTGACCGAGCGCAAGGAGCTCCTCCGCGTCGAGGGCCTGACCCGCAAGGGCGAGTTCAACAACGTCTCGTTCTCGGTGCGGGCCGGTGAGATCGTCGGCCTCGCAGGGCTCGTGGGCGCCGGGCGCTCGGAGATCCTCGAGACCATCTACGGCGCGCGCGCCCAGGACAGCGGCACGGTCGTCTTCGACGGCAAGACCCTGCGCCCGGGCAACGTCCCCGCGGCGGTGAAGCTCGGCATGGGCCTTGCGCCCGAGGAGCGCAAGAGCCAGGCACTCTTCCTCGACCACCCCGTGGCGCACAACATCTCCGCGGCGACGCTCAAGCGCTACTCCAAGCTCGGCTGGCTCGACCGCCGGCGCGAGCTCAAGGACGCCGCCGAGCAGTCGACCGCGCTGGAGCTGCGCCCGGCGGGCCCGATGCGGCCGGTGCGCAACCTGTCCGGTGGCAACCAGCAGAAGGCCGTCGTCGGCCGCTGGCTGCTCAAGGGCTGCCGCCTGCTCCTGCTCGACGAGCCCACCCGAGGCGTCGACATCGGCGCCCGGGCCGAGCTCTACGCTCTGGTCCGCCGTCTCGCCGACTCCGGCGTCGGCGTCCTCCTCGTCTCCAGCGAGGTCCCCGAGGTCCTGGGCCTCGCAGACCGTGTGCTGGTCATCCGCGAGGGCCAC
- a CDS encoding glycosyltransferase family 4 protein codes for MQQRAGDDGSRLRVLYSFPHTWGAPGIGSTAYGQVTALARQGHAVTLVTTATQRAVPDGVRVVRTLSAGRLRLPHRALGGVERALAYHDAVTAALLRSRPAFDVVHAWPLGSLRTLTAARTFGVPGFREVPNCHTEHAYTVVARLNAELGLPTPPGHSHTFAAGRLRREEREYAAAARLLVPSEFVAQTFLERGVAQGLLARHRYGFDPERIPLRGPRAPRVGGLRAVFLGRCEPRKGLHVALRAWFASQAAAEGTLTVAGAFVPGYAEALGAQLSAPGVRAVGPVQDVSGLLAESDVLLLPSFEEGSALVTYEAQAAGVVPLVSAAAGAHLEDGVSGLVHAPGDEAALVRHLDLLTTDRARLHALSGAASARRDELTWDAAGRVVTGHYRSALA; via the coding sequence GTGCAGCAGCGCGCCGGGGACGACGGCTCCCGCCTGCGCGTCCTCTACAGCTTCCCGCACACCTGGGGAGCGCCGGGGATCGGCAGCACGGCGTACGGCCAGGTCACCGCCCTCGCCCGGCAGGGCCACGCCGTCACGCTCGTCACGACCGCGACGCAGCGGGCCGTGCCGGACGGGGTGCGGGTCGTGCGGACGCTCTCCGCCGGCCGGCTGCGCCTCCCCCACCGGGCGCTTGGTGGCGTCGAGCGCGCGCTGGCCTACCACGACGCCGTCACGGCGGCGCTCCTGCGCTCCAGGCCCGCCTTCGACGTCGTGCACGCCTGGCCGCTGGGGTCCCTGCGCACTCTCACCGCCGCACGAACGTTCGGCGTTCCCGGCTTCCGTGAAGTGCCGAACTGCCATACCGAGCACGCGTACACCGTCGTCGCCCGGCTCAACGCGGAGCTCGGCCTGCCCACGCCGCCCGGGCACTCGCACACCTTCGCCGCCGGCCGGCTGCGCCGGGAGGAGCGGGAGTACGCGGCCGCCGCCCGGCTGCTCGTGCCGAGCGAGTTCGTCGCGCAGACCTTCCTCGAGCGTGGAGTGGCCCAGGGGCTGCTGGCCCGGCACCGCTACGGGTTCGACCCCGAGCGCATCCCGCTCCGCGGGCCGCGGGCCCCGCGCGTGGGCGGGCTGCGCGCGGTGTTCCTCGGCCGGTGCGAGCCGCGCAAGGGGCTCCACGTGGCGCTGCGGGCCTGGTTCGCCTCACAGGCCGCGGCGGAGGGGACCCTCACGGTGGCGGGCGCGTTCGTCCCGGGCTACGCCGAGGCGCTCGGGGCCCAGCTGAGCGCCCCCGGGGTGCGGGCCGTCGGGCCGGTTCAGGACGTCTCCGGCCTGCTCGCCGAGTCCGATGTCCTCCTGCTGCCGTCCTTCGAGGAGGGCAGCGCGCTCGTGACCTACGAGGCGCAGGCCGCGGGGGTCGTGCCGCTGGTCAGCGCGGCCGCGGGCGCCCACCTCGAGGACGGGGTCTCGGGCCTGGTGCACGCCCCCGGGGACGAGGCCGCGCTCGTGCGCCACCTGGACCTGCTGACGACCGACCGGGCACGGCTGCACGCCCTGTCCGGCGCCGCCTCGGCCCGCCGCGACGAGCTCACGTGGGACGCCGCGGGCCGGGTCGTGACCGGGCACTACCGCTCGGCCCTGGCCTGA